One Campylobacter concisus DNA segment encodes these proteins:
- the abc-f gene encoding ribosomal protection-like ABC-F family protein, whose translation MLEVRGLTQRFASSLLFEDVNLKLNRHNRYGLIGANGAGKSTFLKILSGAIEPTSGEIIIENGLKVGVLGQDQFAFENFTLKDAVLYGNKRLYDAVKEKEKLYMSEEFTDEINERLSELEMISAEEDPSYEYETRIEKILSSLGLNEFDKLMSEVENSDKVKVLLAQVLFPKPDILFLDEPTNNLDIDSIAWLENELNRHEGTLVVISHDRHFLNRVCTNILDVDFKKIREFSGNYDDWYMAANLIAKQHEMERDKKLKEKEELEKFIARFSANASKAKQATSRAKQLEKLDIAEIAVSSRRDPSILFRANREIGNELIELKNVSKKFDDKAIFENFNFKLEKGDKLAIIGHNGVGKSTLCKIIMGELKPDAGEVHIGATIELGYFAQDTVNKIDGELKLYEYLQDAKNKDIDEIRKCLGRMLFSGAEQEKAVGALSGGEKHRVRLAQLMLHRPNLLVMDEPNNHLDLEAIIALGEAFYNFNGSVICVSHDRELIDAFANRILHLKGNGEVVDFKGTYEEYRANLGLES comes from the coding sequence ATGTTAGAAGTTAGGGGACTTACTCAAAGATTTGCAAGCAGTTTGCTATTTGAGGATGTAAATTTAAAGCTAAATCGCCACAACAGATACGGACTAATCGGTGCAAATGGCGCTGGCAAATCGACATTTTTAAAAATTTTAAGCGGAGCCATCGAGCCAACTAGCGGCGAGATCATCATAGAAAATGGACTAAAGGTTGGCGTGCTTGGACAAGATCAGTTTGCGTTTGAAAATTTCACTCTAAAAGACGCGGTACTTTATGGCAACAAACGCCTATATGACGCTGTAAAAGAGAAAGAAAAGCTCTATATGAGCGAGGAATTTACAGATGAGATAAATGAGCGCTTAAGCGAGCTTGAGATGATAAGCGCCGAGGAGGATCCAAGCTACGAGTACGAGACTAGGATAGAAAAAATTTTAAGCTCGCTTGGGTTAAATGAATTTGATAAGCTAATGAGCGAGGTCGAAAACTCAGATAAAGTTAAAGTTTTGCTAGCTCAAGTACTATTTCCAAAGCCAGACATCTTGTTCTTAGACGAGCCAACAAACAACCTTGATATAGACTCGATCGCATGGCTAGAAAACGAGCTAAACCGCCACGAGGGCACGCTTGTGGTTATCAGCCACGACAGACACTTTTTAAATAGAGTTTGCACAAACATTTTGGATGTGGATTTTAAGAAAATTCGCGAGTTTTCAGGCAACTACGACGACTGGTATATGGCTGCAAATTTGATCGCAAAGCAGCATGAGATGGAACGCGATAAGAAACTAAAAGAGAAAGAGGAGCTGGAGAAATTTATCGCGAGATTTTCAGCAAATGCGAGTAAGGCAAAGCAGGCGACCTCTCGTGCAAAGCAGCTTGAAAAGCTCGATATCGCAGAGATCGCAGTTTCAAGCAGACGTGATCCAAGCATATTATTTCGTGCAAACCGTGAGATAGGAAACGAGCTAATAGAGCTTAAAAATGTAAGTAAGAAATTTGATGATAAGGCGATATTTGAAAATTTTAACTTTAAGCTTGAAAAGGGCGACAAGCTAGCCATCATCGGCCATAACGGTGTTGGTAAAAGTACGCTTTGCAAGATCATAATGGGCGAGCTAAAGCCTGATGCGGGCGAGGTACATATAGGCGCAACCATCGAGCTAGGATATTTTGCGCAAGATACGGTAAATAAGATAGATGGCGAGCTAAAGCTTTATGAGTACTTGCAAGATGCTAAAAACAAGGACATAGACGAGATCAGAAAGTGCCTCGGCAGGATGCTCTTTAGTGGTGCCGAGCAAGAAAAGGCAGTGGGCGCGCTAAGCGGTGGCGAAAAACACCGCGTGAGACTAGCTCAGCTCATGCTTCATAGACCAAATTTACTTGTCATGGACGAGCCAAACAACCACCTCGATCTTGAAGCTATCATCGCGCTTGGCGAAGCGTTTTATAACTTTAACGGCTCAGTCATCTGCGTGAGCCACGACAGGGAGCTTATAGACGCCTTTGCAAATAGAATTTTACACCTAAAAGGCAATGGCGAAGTGGTTGATTTTAAAGGTACATACGAAGAGTATAGAGCAAATTTAGGGCTTGAGAGCTAA
- a CDS encoding DUF1287 domain-containing protein translates to MKKFLLLALFATQIFAFSTSKFVNDARSQIGVTLSYDPSYERLAYPMGDVDIKKGVCTDVVVRALRHQDMDLQRLIFEDMSRNFASYPKKWGLKKADKNIDHRRVLNIATYLKRKGFEVSDDKFLPGDIVTWMLPRNLPHIGVISDKFEGQTPLVIHNIGSGVQEENILYSYKITGHFRLK, encoded by the coding sequence ATGAAGAAATTTCTGCTTTTGGCTCTTTTTGCCACACAAATTTTTGCCTTTTCGACGAGTAAATTTGTAAATGATGCTAGGTCGCAGATCGGCGTGACGCTAAGTTACGATCCAAGCTACGAAAGGCTCGCCTATCCTATGGGCGACGTGGATATCAAAAAGGGCGTTTGCACCGACGTTGTGGTAAGGGCGCTACGTCATCAGGATATGGATCTGCAAAGGCTCATTTTTGAAGATATGAGTAGAAATTTCGCAAGCTATCCTAAAAAATGGGGCCTTAAAAAGGCTGATAAAAACATCGATCACAGGCGTGTTTTAAACATCGCTACCTATCTAAAAAGGAAAGGTTTTGAGGTGAGTGATGATAAATTTCTGCCAGGGGATATCGTCACATGGATGCTACCAAGAAATCTGCCTCACATCGGCGTGATCTCAGATAAATTTGAAGGCCAAACACCGCTTGTCATCCACAATATCGGCTCTGGCGTACAAGAAGAAAACATACTTTATAGCTACAAAATTACAGGTCATTTTAGGCTAAAGTAG
- a CDS encoding glucose-6-phosphate isomerase: MIETSFKFNFASSDVIDSYAKRINDEYESGEIGYYHLPVLGQNLLGEIEEYEKGLAHIKNVVLVGIGGSSLGVKALKLMLDGTKGIKRELLFLDNVDPCSYKSTLDGLNFDETLFIISSKSGNTIETITIFKCLLDDFKPQNLGKNFLIITDPGTNLENFAKENGIKFFNIPKNVGGRFSVLSAIGLVPLGICGYDIKALLDGALACKKQYIEQKDSSIVAKAYHYATSRNASINVIFSYCDRFFEFNDWYVQLWAESLGKKRGYKRVGLTPVGLVGSRDQHSFLQLIMDGVKDKSVTFIKIKDHASDKAIPNLSLKGLEECNFVAGLSLNELINLQCDATAMALVQEGISVDTITLERLDEFHAGWLIFYYELLTSATGIMLGINTYDQPGVEIGKRILKTMLLK, translated from the coding sequence ATGATAGAGACTTCATTTAAATTTAACTTTGCAAGTAGCGATGTCATCGACTCATACGCCAAACGCATAAATGACGAGTACGAAAGCGGCGAGATAGGCTACTACCACCTGCCAGTGCTTGGGCAAAATTTACTAGGCGAGATCGAGGAGTATGAAAAGGGGCTAGCTCATATCAAAAATGTAGTACTTGTTGGCATTGGCGGCAGCAGTCTTGGCGTAAAGGCGCTAAAATTGATGCTTGATGGCACAAAGGGGATAAAAAGAGAGCTTTTATTTTTAGATAACGTTGATCCTTGCAGCTACAAAAGCACGCTTGATGGGCTAAATTTTGACGAAACGCTTTTTATAATAAGCTCAAAATCAGGCAATACGATCGAGACGATCACTATTTTTAAGTGCCTGCTTGATGACTTTAAGCCTCAAAATTTAGGCAAAAATTTCCTCATCATCACTGATCCTGGGACAAATTTAGAAAATTTTGCCAAAGAAAATGGCATTAAATTTTTTAATATCCCAAAAAATGTTGGAGGGAGATTTAGCGTGCTAAGTGCGATAGGTCTTGTGCCTCTTGGTATCTGTGGCTACGATATAAAGGCACTTTTGGATGGCGCGCTTGCTTGCAAGAAGCAATACATCGAGCAAAAGGATAGTTCAATAGTCGCTAAAGCTTACCACTACGCCACTAGCAGAAATGCGAGCATAAATGTCATATTTAGCTATTGCGATAGATTTTTTGAATTTAACGACTGGTACGTGCAGCTTTGGGCGGAGAGCCTTGGTAAAAAAAGAGGCTATAAAAGGGTTGGCCTTACGCCAGTTGGACTTGTCGGTAGTCGCGATCAGCACAGCTTTTTGCAGCTTATCATGGACGGTGTAAAAGATAAGAGTGTGACATTTATAAAGATAAAAGATCACGCGAGCGACAAGGCTATCCCAAATTTGAGCCTAAAAGGGCTTGAAGAGTGCAATTTTGTGGCAGGTCTAAGCCTAAATGAGCTTATAAATTTGCAGTGCGACGCGACAGCTATGGCGCTGGTGCAAGAGGGCATAAGTGTCGATACTATCACGCTTGAGAGGCTTGATGAGTTTCATGCTGGCTGGCTCATTTTCTACTACGAGTTGCTCACCTCGGCCACTGGCATCATGCTAGGCATCAACACCTATGATCAGCCGGGCGTTGAGATAGGAAAACGTATCCTAAAAACCATGCTTTTAAAGTAA
- the galU gene encoding UTP--glucose-1-phosphate uridylyltransferase GalU yields the protein MIQTCLFPAAGYGTRFLPATKSLPKEMLPILTKPLIHYGVDEALEAGMDNMAFVTGRGKRALEDYFDISYELEKEIAGSSKESLLSEVRNLMSSCTFSFTRQNAMKGLGHAIYTGKTLVRDEAFGVILADDLCINENGEGVLSQMVKIYEKYRCSVVAVMEVPKEQTKSYGVVSGRFIEDDLIMVDDMVEKPDPAEAPTNLAIIGRYILTPDIFNILERTKPGKNGEIQITDALKMQAKDGMVLAYKFKGKRFDCGSIDGFVEATNFFYECSK from the coding sequence ATGATACAAACTTGCCTATTTCCAGCGGCTGGATACGGAACGAGGTTTTTACCAGCTACAAAATCGCTCCCAAAAGAGATGTTGCCAATCCTTACAAAACCGCTCATTCACTACGGCGTTGATGAGGCACTTGAGGCTGGCATGGATAATATGGCCTTTGTCACAGGACGCGGAAAAAGGGCGCTTGAGGACTATTTTGATATAAGCTATGAGCTGGAAAAAGAGATCGCTGGTAGCTCAAAAGAGTCACTGCTAAGCGAAGTTAGAAATTTAATGAGTTCATGCACATTTTCATTTACTAGGCAAAATGCTATGAAAGGGCTTGGACATGCCATTTATACGGGCAAAACTCTAGTTCGTGACGAGGCATTTGGGGTCATTTTGGCAGATGATCTATGTATAAATGAAAACGGCGAGGGTGTGCTTTCACAGATGGTTAAAATTTATGAGAAATATCGCTGCAGCGTCGTTGCAGTGATGGAGGTGCCAAAAGAGCAGACTAAGTCTTATGGCGTCGTAAGCGGCAGGTTTATAGAAGATGATCTTATAATGGTTGATGATATGGTTGAAAAGCCTGATCCTGCCGAGGCTCCGACAAATTTAGCGATAATCGGGCGCTACATCCTAACGCCAGATATTTTTAATATCTTAGAGCGAACAAAACCAGGCAAAAACGGCGAAATTCAGATTACAGACGCGCTAAAAATGCAGGCAAAAGATGGCATGGTGCTGGCTTATAAATTTAAGGGTAAGAGGTTTGACTGCGGCAGTATCGATGGGTTCGTCGAGGCTACAAATTTCTTTTACGAGTGCAGTAAATGA
- a CDS encoding IMPACT family protein: protein MQTIDRIFKAQLDIKKSNFLAFLCPISEFKSLHERLKEEHFKAVHVVWATRELNKYGQIVENQSDDGEPKGTSGQPSLNALRGADLINVGVLIVRYFGGIKLGTGGLVRAYSGAVNEVINEAIKDDGVMKFEIKDEIKFFTPFSLMSRFEHYFSTKNLSEFEREFNDSGAIWSVNLNEAEFAELFKFCKEFEASEFKFLALALSSKSLFAHQS from the coding sequence TTGCAGACGATTGATAGGATTTTTAAAGCACAGCTTGATATAAAAAAGTCAAATTTTTTAGCATTTTTATGCCCGATAAGCGAATTTAAAAGCTTACATGAACGCCTAAAAGAGGAGCATTTTAAGGCCGTTCACGTAGTTTGGGCAACAAGGGAGTTAAACAAATACGGACAAATAGTCGAAAATCAAAGCGACGATGGCGAGCCAAAGGGCACTAGCGGTCAGCCAAGCCTAAATGCACTAAGGGGCGCTGATCTTATAAATGTTGGCGTCTTGATAGTCAGGTATTTTGGCGGGATAAAGCTTGGCACTGGAGGGCTTGTAAGAGCCTACTCTGGGGCTGTAAATGAGGTGATAAATGAAGCGATAAAAGATGATGGCGTGATGAAATTTGAGATAAAAGATGAGATCAAATTTTTTACGCCGTTTTCGCTGATGAGCCGCTTTGAGCACTATTTTTCTACTAAAAATTTAAGCGAGTTTGAAAGAGAATTTAATGACTCTGGAGCGATCTGGAGCGTAAATTTAAACGAGGCTGAGTTTGCCGAGCTATTTAAATTTTGCAAAGAATTTGAAGCAAGCGAGTTTAAATTTTTAGCCCTTGCGCTTAGTAGCAAGAGCTTATTCGCTCATCAAAGCTAA
- the lgt gene encoding prolipoprotein diacylglyceryl transferase yields MEIWNDIYNHFNPVAFSIFGFSVHWYGLMYILALVLALAMAKYLVKKDKIPISNQLLDNYFFWVEIGIILGARLGWVLVYSGEVSYYLTQPWQIFNPFHNGEFIGIRGMSYHGAVVGFLLATYLFCKRYKQNLWQLLDLCAVCIPFGYTFGRVGNFLNQELFGRVTDVPWAINVFGQSRHPSQLYEAFLEGLVIFIILFLYRKFKKFNGELIALYAILYTFARFICEFFREPDSGLGFIIFNLSMGQILSLIMCGFGIFIYAMLYKKFSKL; encoded by the coding sequence ATGGAAATTTGGAACGACATTTATAACCACTTTAATCCAGTAGCCTTTAGTATCTTTGGCTTTAGCGTGCACTGGTATGGGCTTATGTATATTTTAGCCCTTGTTTTAGCACTTGCCATGGCAAAATATCTCGTTAAAAAAGATAAAATCCCAATCTCAAATCAGCTTTTGGATAACTACTTTTTCTGGGTTGAAATAGGCATTATTTTAGGTGCTAGGCTTGGCTGGGTTTTAGTCTATTCAGGCGAAGTAAGCTACTACTTGACACAACCTTGGCAAATTTTTAATCCATTTCATAACGGCGAATTTATAGGAATTCGTGGCATGAGTTACCACGGAGCAGTAGTTGGCTTTTTGCTTGCGACATATCTATTTTGCAAAAGGTATAAACAAAATTTATGGCAGCTACTTGATCTTTGTGCCGTTTGCATACCTTTTGGCTATACATTTGGCAGGGTCGGAAATTTCTTAAATCAAGAGCTTTTTGGACGCGTCACAGACGTGCCTTGGGCGATAAATGTTTTTGGGCAATCAAGACATCCTAGTCAGCTTTATGAGGCATTCTTAGAAGGTTTAGTTATTTTTATTATTTTATTTTTATATAGAAAATTTAAGAAATTTAATGGCGAGCTGATAGCGCTTTATGCTATTTTATACACTTTTGCAAGATTTATTTGTGAATTTTTTAGAGAGCCTGATTCAGGGCTTGGATTTATTATTTTTAATCTTTCAATGGGTCAAATATTATCACTTATCATGTGTGGTTTTGGAATTTTTATTTATGCCATGCTTTATAAAAAATTTTCAAAGCTCTAA
- a CDS encoding fumarate reductase cytochrome b subunit: MTGLIEGFLGKRSDDKKSRTPAAWDRWQSITGFILACFILCHMVFTSTILLGKDAFNAVVGFAEAKFLFGETTWWITNVIAAVIFAIFIAHAFLAMRKFPANYRQYLMFRGHKDRMKHLDTTLWWFQFLTGFALFFAASAHLVDIVFGGHITADKSAAAFHQLEFFYFALLVFMVVHASIGMYRLYVKWISIDGANKHEMFAKRNKAKTIVFAVYGILAIIALIADFVWISH; this comes from the coding sequence ATGACCGGGCTTATAGAAGGTTTTTTGGGAAAACGGTCGGACGACAAAAAAAGTCGCACTCCAGCCGCTTGGGATAGATGGCAAAGTATTACAGGGTTTATTTTGGCCTGTTTTATTTTATGTCATATGGTTTTTACTTCTACTATACTACTTGGCAAAGACGCATTTAACGCTGTCGTAGGGTTTGCGGAGGCTAAATTTTTATTTGGAGAAACTACTTGGTGGATCACTAACGTTATTGCCGCGGTAATATTCGCCATTTTTATCGCTCATGCATTTTTAGCTATGAGAAAATTTCCAGCAAACTATAGACAATATCTAATGTTTAGAGGCCACAAAGACCGCATGAAGCACCTTGATACTACGCTCTGGTGGTTTCAGTTTTTAACCGGTTTTGCTCTATTTTTCGCAGCCAGCGCACACCTAGTGGATATAGTCTTTGGCGGACATATTACTGCCGACAAATCAGCGGCTGCATTTCATCAACTAGAATTTTTTTACTTCGCGCTACTTGTTTTCATGGTCGTTCACGCTAGTATCGGTATGTACCGCTTGTATGTCAAATGGATAAGCATTGATGGTGCAAATAAGCACGAAATGTTTGCCAAAAGAAATAAGGCAAAAACAATTGTATTTGCCGTTTATGGCATACTTGCTATAATTGCGCTAATCGCCGATTTCGTGTGGATCAGCCATTAA
- a CDS encoding fumarate reductase flavoprotein subunit, translating into MNVKYYDALVIGGGLAGLRAAVAAGEKGLSTVVLSLIPVKRSHSAAAQGGMQASLGNSKMSEGDNEDVHFADTVKGSDWGCDQQVARMFCQTAPKAIRELAAWGVPWTRITKGERSAIINAQKTTIVEKEEVHGLIHSRDFGGTKKWRTCFTADATGHTMLFAVANEALKHNVEIHDRKEAIALIHANNRCYGAIVRDLVNGEITAYVAKGTLIATGGYGRVYKHTTNAVVCEGIGAAIALETGVAQLGNMEAVQFHPTPIVPSGILLTEGCRGDGGILRDVDGYRFMPDYEPEKKELASRDVVSRRIMEHIRAGKGVPSPYGYHVWLDISILGREHIEKNLRDVQEICEIFNGIDPADTEVYTDENGRQRGKGWAPILPMQHYSMGGIKTKSTGESPTLAGLFSAGEAACWDMHGFNRLGGNSVSETVVAGMIVGDYFADYCGSHEIDINTADIEKFVKKEEDYLKSLVEKEGKFNVFEIKNKMKDIMWEHVAIFRTGEGLAVAVKELEELYKQSLDVKVTNKALFGNPELEEAYRVPKMLKLALCIAKGALDRTESRGAHCREDYPKRDDLNWLNRTLTSWKEGDTLPTIVYEPLDIMKMEMPPAFRGYGAKGNIIEHPDSAIRQKEVDEIREKMQAEGKSRQEIQEALMHYDLQPKYKAPNERAGIGYE; encoded by the coding sequence ATGAATGTAAAATATTATGATGCATTAGTTATCGGAGGCGGTCTAGCTGGTCTTAGAGCTGCTGTGGCTGCTGGAGAAAAGGGCTTAAGCACCGTCGTTTTAAGTCTCATACCTGTAAAGCGCTCACACTCTGCGGCTGCGCAAGGCGGCATGCAAGCCTCTTTGGGAAATTCAAAAATGAGCGAAGGCGACAACGAGGACGTACACTTTGCCGACACGGTAAAAGGTAGCGACTGGGGCTGCGATCAGCAGGTAGCGCGTATGTTTTGTCAAACCGCGCCTAAGGCGATCCGCGAGCTAGCTGCTTGGGGCGTGCCTTGGACTCGTATAACAAAAGGCGAGAGAAGCGCTATCATCAACGCTCAAAAAACGACTATCGTAGAAAAAGAAGAGGTTCACGGGCTCATCCACTCTCGCGACTTTGGCGGAACTAAAAAATGGAGAACATGCTTTACGGCCGACGCTACCGGACACACTATGCTTTTTGCCGTAGCGAACGAAGCTCTAAAGCACAACGTCGAAATCCACGATAGAAAAGAAGCTATCGCGCTAATCCACGCAAATAACCGCTGTTACGGTGCGATCGTTCGTGATCTAGTTAACGGCGAGATCACGGCATACGTCGCAAAAGGTACGCTAATCGCTACGGGCGGCTACGGTAGGGTTTATAAACACACTACAAACGCCGTAGTTTGCGAAGGTATCGGCGCGGCCATCGCACTTGAGACCGGCGTAGCTCAGCTAGGAAATATGGAAGCTGTTCAGTTTCACCCGACTCCGATCGTTCCATCAGGCATTCTTTTAACAGAAGGTTGCCGCGGCGACGGCGGAATTTTACGCGACGTGGACGGATACCGCTTTATGCCCGACTACGAGCCTGAGAAAAAAGAATTAGCTAGCCGCGACGTCGTAAGTCGCCGCATCATGGAGCATATCCGCGCAGGCAAGGGCGTACCTAGCCCATACGGATATCACGTTTGGCTTGATATCTCGATCTTAGGACGCGAGCATATAGAGAAAAATTTACGCGACGTTCAAGAAATTTGCGAAATCTTTAACGGTATCGATCCTGCCGACACCGAAGTGTATACCGACGAAAACGGTCGCCAACGCGGTAAAGGCTGGGCGCCGATCCTGCCTATGCAGCACTACTCTATGGGCGGCATAAAAACTAAGTCTACAGGCGAGAGCCCGACGCTAGCGGGTCTATTTAGCGCTGGCGAGGCTGCGTGCTGGGATATGCACGGATTTAACCGCCTAGGTGGCAACTCCGTTTCGGAAACGGTGGTAGCTGGCATGATCGTTGGGGACTATTTTGCCGACTACTGCGGCAGCCATGAGATCGATATAAATACCGCAGATATCGAAAAATTCGTTAAAAAAGAGGAAGACTATCTAAAAAGCCTAGTAGAAAAAGAGGGCAAATTTAACGTATTTGAGATCAAAAACAAGATGAAAGACATTATGTGGGAGCACGTGGCGATCTTTAGAACCGGCGAAGGTCTAGCCGTAGCGGTAAAAGAGCTAGAAGAGCTTTATAAACAATCTTTGGACGTCAAAGTCACCAACAAGGCGCTATTTGGCAACCCTGAGCTTGAGGAAGCCTACCGCGTACCAAAGATGCTAAAACTAGCCCTTTGTATCGCAAAAGGCGCGCTTGATCGCACCGAGAGCCGCGGAGCGCACTGCCGCGAGGACTATCCGAAACGCGACGACCTAAACTGGCTAAACAGAACTCTAACTAGCTGGAAAGAAGGCGATACGCTACCGACTATCGTATATGAGCCACTTGATATTATGAAAATGGAAATGCCACCAGCATTTAGAGGCTATGGTGCGAAAGGTAATATTATTGAGCATCCAGATAGTGCCATCCGCCAAAAAGAGGTTGATGAAATTCGTGAGAAAATGCAAGCTGAAGGTAAGAGCAGACAAGAAATTCAAGAGGCTTTAATGCACTATGATCTTCAACCAAAATATAAAGCACCAAACGAAAGAGCAGGAATAGGATATGAGTAG
- a CDS encoding fumarate reductase iron-sulfur subunit — MSRKITIKAFKYNPLSKISKPHFATYELEETDGMTLFIALNMIREKFDPDLSFDFVCRAGICGSCGMLVNGKPRLACRTLTKDFESGVIELMPLPVFKLLKDLSVDTGNWMNAMSRRVESWIHTDHETDISKLEEKVEPEVAQEVFELDRCIECGICVAACGTAIMRPDFIGAVGLNRVARFKIDALDKRTDEDFYELIGDDDGVFGCMTLLGCEDNCPKHLPLQSRIAYMRRKMAAIK; from the coding sequence ATGAGTAGAAAAATAACCATAAAAGCATTTAAATATAATCCGTTAAGCAAAATTTCAAAGCCGCATTTTGCGACATACGAGCTAGAAGAGACTGATGGCATGACATTATTTATCGCGTTAAATATGATTCGCGAGAAATTTGACCCAGATCTTAGCTTTGACTTTGTTTGTCGTGCTGGAATTTGTGGAAGTTGTGGCATGCTTGTAAATGGTAAGCCAAGATTAGCTTGTAGAACTCTTACTAAGGATTTTGAAAGCGGAGTAATTGAGCTTATGCCTTTGCCAGTATTTAAGTTACTAAAAGACTTAAGCGTAGACACGGGTAACTGGATGAATGCGATGAGTAGGCGTGTGGAGAGCTGGATACACACCGACCACGAGACCGATATCTCTAAGCTTGAGGAAAAAGTCGAGCCTGAAGTAGCTCAAGAGGTATTTGAGCTTGATCGCTGCATCGAGTGCGGTATCTGCGTGGCTGCGTGTGGTACTGCTATCATGAGGCCTGATTTCATCGGTGCGGTCGGACTTAACCGCGTAGCTAGGTTTAAAATCGACGCGCTTGATAAACGAACCGATGAGGACTTTTACGAGCTTATCGGCGACGATGACGGCGTATTTGGCTGTATGACTTTGCTAGGCTGTGAAGACAACTGCCCTAAACACTTACCACTTCAAAGCCGCATAGCTTATATGCGTAGAAAAATGGCTGCTATAAAGTAG
- a CDS encoding restriction endonuclease, translating to MLPSYKDMMLPILEFVAQKKEANRAEISKFIIEYFKLKDEDILQKIKSGTFTYISRTGWALSYLATTAQVKSRPEKVLLQKVGRSLFAITNFGKKLVSSKDKKSKFLTWYDEIYKQEIRQEKKEATENTPDDNIDEALCKIKEELKSEILSSILEKEPRFFEYLVTKLLEKMNYGAGNLTNKGPDGGIDGIIDEDELGLSKIYIQAKRYKDGSNIRRPEIQQFIGAISNKNTKKGVFITTAKFTKEAENFAKDNQNFSVVLIDGDRLAELMIKYKVGVQTSQIYEICKIDTDFFEENNF from the coding sequence ATGTTACCAAGTTATAAAGATATGATGCTGCCTATTTTAGAATTTGTTGCGCAAAAGAAAGAAGCAAATAGAGCTGAAATTTCTAAATTTATAATTGAGTATTTTAAGTTAAAAGACGAAGATATTTTACAAAAAATAAAAAGTGGAACTTTTACATATATAAGCAGGACGGGCTGGGCCTTATCCTATCTGGCTACAACAGCTCAAGTAAAATCAAGGCCAGAAAAAGTGCTGCTTCAAAAAGTTGGTAGAAGCCTATTTGCCATAACAAATTTTGGCAAAAAGCTAGTAAGTAGCAAGGACAAAAAGAGCAAATTTCTCACTTGGTACGATGAAATTTACAAACAAGAGATAAGGCAAGAGAAAAAAGAAGCCACGGAAAATACCCCAGATGACAATATAGATGAAGCGCTTTGCAAAATCAAAGAGGAGCTAAAAAGTGAAATTTTATCTAGCATTTTAGAAAAAGAGCCAAGATTTTTTGAATACCTTGTAACAAAGCTACTTGAAAAGATGAATTATGGAGCTGGAAATCTCACAAACAAAGGCCCAGATGGCGGGATAGATGGCATCATAGACGAAGATGAACTTGGGCTTTCTAAAATTTATATCCAAGCAAAAAGATACAAAGACGGCAGTAATATCCGTAGGCCAGAAATTCAGCAGTTTATCGGCGCTATTTCAAATAAAAATACTAAAAAAGGCGTCTTTATCACTACGGCAAAATTTACCAAAGAAGCTGAAAATTTCGCCAAAGATAATCAAAATTTTAGTGTGGTTTTGATAGATGGCGACAGACTAGCCGAGCTAATGATAAAATACAAAGTCGGCGTTCAAACAAGCCAAATATATGAAATTTGCAAAATCGATACCGACTTTTTTGAGGAAAATAATTTTTAA